The following coding sequences lie in one Musa acuminata AAA Group cultivar baxijiao chromosome BXJ1-8, Cavendish_Baxijiao_AAA, whole genome shotgun sequence genomic window:
- the LOC135587992 gene encoding calmodulin-binding protein 25-like, which produces MADNCSVLDPWMYRFESAWISEAFARDNDALTRALRTSISDTSSSGAGAPSASPDTPSAATSPNPLLLSRRHQLAPRNPLGAAPAGRVSKRKSRSSKRSPTTYINADPAHFREMVQRITGVRLDGELAEPLVKPEPVRPAMGARAALQYLCLPTLDTSAFLLDQRTADVGDGGSLGPPPDASVFDLDALLSPAFPTLESWGVM; this is translated from the coding sequence ATGGCGGACAACTGCTCGGTGCTCGACCCGTGGATGTACCGCTTCGAGTCGGCGTGGATCAGCGAGGCCTTCGCCCGCGACAACGACGCGCTCACCCGAGCCCTCCGGACTTCCATCTCGGACACCTCTTCCTCTGGCGCAGGCGCGCCCTCCGCTTCCCCCGACACCCCTTCCGCCGCCACCTCCCCCAACCCCCTCCTCCTCAGCCGCCGGCACCAGCTCGCTCCCCGGAACCCGCTGGGCGCCGCTCCCGCGGGGCGGGTCTCGAAGCGGAAGTCGCGCTCGTCAAAGCGGTCGCCCACCACCTACATCAACGCCGACCCCGCCCACTTCCGGGAGATGGTGCAGCGCATCACAGGGGTCCGGCTCGACGGGGAACTGGCGGAACCGCTGGTGAAGCCAGAGCCGGTGCGGCCCGCGATGGGCGCGCGCGCGGCCCTGCAGTATCTGTGCCTGCCGACGCTCGACACGTCGGCGTTCCTGCTGGACCAGCGCACCGCTGATGTGGGTGACGGCGGCTCGCTGGGGCCGCCGCCCGACGCGTCGGTTTTTGACTTGGACGCGCTGCTGTCGCCGGCCTTTCCCACCCTCGAGTCGTGGGGCGTCATGTAG